The Hippoglossus stenolepis isolate QCI-W04-F060 chromosome 11, HSTE1.2, whole genome shotgun sequence genome includes a window with the following:
- the LOC118118034 gene encoding purine nucleoside phosphorylase gives MSESVCGDSYEECRATADWLMSKTQVRPTVGIVCGSGMGGLAKLLKDPQVLKYSDIPNFPQSTVHGHAGQLVFGTLKGKPCVCMQGRFHLYEGYPIQKITLPMRVFKLMGVQTMILTNAAGGLNQDYKVGDIMILKDHINLPGFAGVNPLAGPNDDRFGVRFPCMSDAYDRELRQLAHDVASELGYNDFLKEGVYCGLGGPSFETIAECRMLLALGADAVGMSTVHEVIAARHAGIRCFALSLISNRSVMDYDSQKRTNHEEVLETGRQRAEHLEKLVTTIVARLEQHNNNSC, from the exons GGACAGCTATGAGGAGTGCAGGGCCACAGCGGATTGGCTCATGTCCAAGACACAAGTGCGGCCGACCGTGGGAATCGTGTGCGGCTCAGGGATGGGGGGGCTGGCCAAGTTGCTGAAGGACCCGCAGGTCCTCAAGTACAGCGACATTCCCAACTTCCCACAGAGCACAG tgcaTGGTCATGCTGGACAGCTGGTGTTTGGAACACTGAAAGGGAAAccgtgtgtttgcatgcaggGCAGATTCCACCTGTACGAGGGCTACCCCATCCAGAAG ATCACTCTGCCCATGCGCGTGTTCAAGCTGATGGGCGTGCAGACGATGATCCTGACCAACGCGGCCGGAGGCCTCAACCAGGACTACAAGGTGGGAGACATCATGATCCTCAAGGACCACATCAACCTGCCGGGATTCGCCGGAGTCAACCCTCTGGCCGGACCCAACGACGACAG GTTTGGCGTTCGCTTCCCCTGCATGTCTGACGCCTACGACCGCGAGCTGCGGCAGCTGGCACACGATGTGGCATCGGAGCTGGGTTACAACGACTTCCTGAAGGAGGGAGTGTACTGCGGCCTCGGAGGCCCATCCTTCGAGACCATCGCCGAGTGCCGCATGCTGCTCGCACTGGGCGCCGACGCTGTGG ggaTGAGCACCGTTCACGAGGTCATCGCCGCCCGCCACGCCGGGATACGCTGCTTCGCCCTGTCGCTGATCAGTAACCGGTCGGTGATGGACTACGACAGCCAGAAGAGGACCAACCACGAAGAGGTGCTGGAGACGGGCAGGCAGAGGGCCGAGCACCTGGAGAAGCTGGTGACCACCATCGTGGCTCGGCTGgagcagcacaacaacaacagctgctga